The window GAGTGTTGTGCCATAGGTTTCTGTCGGGTACTCTGACCGTCCCGCCATCAGATTATAATCGATTCGGTTCCTCTCCGGCAGCGGACTGGTTCCGAGCGCTCCCCTCCTCCGCTGGCGATCACTCCTCAGGAGGACTCGTCGGTGTGGTCGGACGTGTGCTTTTGCTGTTGAGCGGCGGGAGGGCCTTTTCACCGGCGTCGACCTTCGCAAGTTCGAGCCGCCACTGATCGTTGTCGAACGGGACGTTGTAGTTCCTCTCGGCCCGCGCGAGGATACTCTGGCTCGCGGAATGGGAGATCTTGAAGAACGCGGCAGTGGCGTGTTTCTCGCGGCCCTTGCGCACCGTGCGGATGTAGATCTGGGTGCGGATGTACTCCGAAGCAATCTGCTGGAGCAATTCATCCTCTCCCCATCATATTAACCATTATCTGTCGTTCCTGACATTTTATCGCACAGGTCCCTAAGTGATATGAGCAATCAGTTGTCGGCTGTCCGCTATTAGCTAAATGATACCCTAGTTATAACAACCCCGATTACGTAGGTAAATAGAGATCATGTCACGCGAGCATATCCAATTCCTCTCTGGCTCAGCGAAGCGTATTCAACTCCTTAGCAGTACCTCCGAATTGAGGATATAATTGCACGGGCGAAGTTAATTATTGCCAATCATTTCAACACACATCGGTAGCACCACCCAATTCAGTTTAATCATATCATCTGTCAGAAAATGGGATTGCTGCTCCGGGTATTACTGGTCGTTCACGAAGGTGCGTTTTGGACCGTCCACGACAGTATAGTATTGGCGGTTACATCGGCGACAGAAACACCAACCGGGGAGTTCTCCGACAAGGCATTCTCCGAGTCGGCTCTTACAGTGCCATCAAAAAATCACCCCGTCGTGTGATGGTCACTAAGTGCTAACTCCCTGGATCCACTCGTTCAAGTCATCGATGACGTTCTCAGCGACGTTGCCGCCGAAGTAAAGGCTGAGTGGGGTTGTCGGCGGCGTGACTGACTGGAAGTAGTGATCCACGTTCATGTAGCATTCAGCGCGGCTTCCCTCGGGGAGATCAGCATCCCGCCAGGTCTCGTAGCGGTTCCGGGAGAACGCGGCGAGTTCGGGCTGGGTCTCTTCGTCGGCACTAAACGTCATCAAAGCGAGCATAGGCACATTGAGGCTGCTGGCAGTAGACACAGGGTCGTACTCCCCCAGGCTCCGATGCCAGACACCGGGACGACCCATGATCGTCTCGTCATCGTCGAACTCGCCCTCGGCGATGCGCCGGAGCGTCTCACGGTCCTCCTCCAATTGGGCTGCCTGCTCCTCGTCAAGGTCGCCGTCAATCTCGAATTCGTACCGGATGATATCGGCGTGCTCTGGGTTCAGGTTTGGATTGGGAGAGCCATCCAGATTCACGACACCTGCGACACCACCGTGGCGGTCGGCGATGCGTGGGGCGCACATCCCACCTTGGCTGTGACCGGCGATGAACAGCGCATCTTCGTGAACGTCATCAACGGTGGCAAGTCGATCTACTGCCGCGACCGCGTCATCAGTCACTACTGCGTCCAAGGTGAGCGCATTGTCGGGGACCTCGTTGTTGGCGAGGCGTTTTTCGTAGCGGAGTGAAGCGATACCCTTAGTGGCGAGTCTCCACGCGATATCCTTCAGGATCTTCGAGTTATCCACTGTGCCATCTGGATCATGGACGCCGGCTCCATGAACGAGCACGACACCTGGAACTGGGTTCCTGTCTTCAGGGGCCGTGAGTAGTCCGTTGAGGGTCACATCTTCAGCGTCAATGGTTACCTCGTGCTCGATAAACGCGTCTTCGTCGGCATAGGATGGTGGTTCGTATGCAAGTGTAAATGAGAACTCGGAGATACTGTCACCTTTGAGGCCCAGCGTCGCGGTTTGGGTACCGTTCTCGAAAGCGAACATAACAGTGACCTCGGTGTCGTCGTGAACGGTTAGCTCGTCTACGGCCTTGGCCTCACCGTACTGCCCGTGTAGACCCCACCAATACTGTTCAAGAACGTTCTCTGGGTCCATCCCTTCCTCGGTGAGGAAATCGGGGAACGAATCGATGATGGCCTCATGCCCGTCATCGGCCAGCATGCTGGTTGCGTCGGTAAACCTTCTATCGATGAACCGTGTTGCGAACTCCCGTGCATTCCTCTTTTCCTCACTCAGGTCATCCATCTCCAAATTGGAAATACTGGCAAGAGGATTAAGTGCCTTATGTTCCACCATATGATGTTGACACTATTCACCGGCTGCTGTGGCTTCAATTTGCTTCGAAACTCCCGTTGAAGAGACTTCCTCTCGAATTCGGCCTCATTTGTAAGTACAGCAACTTAACGGATGGCGCACATGATTAATTATTGAAACAAGTTATATGACGCCCTCCTGAGATGGATAAACACGGTCTTTTTCAAATCCGCACCGAATGGTAGCAGATATTGATGAACAGCGACGATAGCGATTTACCCCTCTCCGACGCCGAGCTTGACGTTCTTGGAGAGACCTACGATGATATTCTTGGAGACGATAGTGATCCCCCTACCCTTGACGACTGGAAGGCTATGGACGTGGAAAACTCCTCAGTAGCATGGATGAACCAGTTCCTGAACGGCGGCCCGCTGAAAGACTTCGACCGTTTTGTTCTCACTACCGCCCTCGGGCCTGACGACGAGGAAGACGCATACGCCGACGACCACCACAGCATTAACTTCTCACCAGTTGTCTGGTCGCTTCTCCTCAAGGAGGCGCGAAACCTCCCCAGCGACGAGCAACTGGAGTTCTACTTGAAAAGACAGAAGAATGTCGCCCAGATGGCCGGCTTCGATAGCGTAGACGATGTCCCACGCAACACGACCTTCTGGCGGGCCTACGCCAACACCGACTCCAACGACCCACGTCTCGACGAGGACGCGATGAAAGCCCTCCGGACCGAAGCCCGGAAGTTGGTAAACCATGCCAAGTGGGCTGGCTTCGAACTCCCTGATGGTTCCGAAGAACATCTCTTCGAGTTCGGGAAACAGGACTTCATAGAGTTGGCCGAGGAGATTGCCCACGACCTGCTCGCTAAGACCCTCCCACACATCGCGTTCGGGCGAGACCCATCACGAACCACGTACTCGCTTCCGTCCATCGTGGGTTTTCTCGCACACCTCGCGCTGGAGGGCGCGTACCCCGAGAACGGGTCGGACACATTCAACCATATGGACCTCTACGAAAACGGCGGGACAGGTGCGGACAACTTCTATCACTACGTCCGGAACCGGAACGCTGAGGAGTGGTTCGACCGGTTCCTCCGTGCGAACGCCGAACTCCTCGAAGAGGCGCGTTCGATGGGGCACTTCGAGAACGCCAGCGAGGTCGCCCTCGACACAACCGGCATCCCGTGGTTCGGGGATACATCGAACAACTTCGTGGACGGCACGAAGCCCTCACGCAATTACGCACACTCATTTCACTTCACGACCATCGGCGTCGTCGGCGACGAAGCCAGCCTGAGTCTCGCCGCCCACCACCTGAAGAACCGCACCGACCAGGACCGCATCCTCCGGGCGATTCTCCAGCGCGTGAAGGGCCTTCACTACTTCTCTGACGACCAGCTGGACGTGGACATCGAGCGCGCGTATCTCGACAAGGGCTTCTACGGCGGGATGCACGTCACCGCGCTCCGGGAGACGGACACCGAGTTCCTCATCAAATCTCGGAAAGTCGAGCCCGTGAAGGACGTGATCGACGGTCTCGAAGAGTGGGACGGGGATTGGGGCATCATGCAGGACTATGAGGTCGGCGACCTCAAGCAGGGAACAAACATCTTCATCCAGCCCTCGGAGAAGCGCGCACCGCGCTACGACGAGAACACCGATGAAGAGGACAAGAAGTACGGTCGCTGGGTGGCGTTCGTCACGGACATCGACCCGGTGTCAGCGGACCGGGAGAAGTTGGCGCGGCAGTTCCGGAATCGCTGGGGTGTGGAGACGCAGTACCGGCAGTTCAAGCACAAGTTCTACCCGCCGACGAAGTCCTCAAAGGGGCGCGTCCGAGCGTTCCACTTCAACATGGCCCAACTGTTCTACAACATTTGGGTGGTCGTGAACCTCGAACTCCGCGACCGTTACGGCGTGCTGGAGCGCCGCCCGGTCACCAGTGACGATGTCCTCCACGCGATCCGTGACGAGGCCATCGAACTGGACGACGTACCAGAATAGTTATACAGGCTAATGTAGATCCTCGACGAAAGTCTGGAAACCGCAGGGATGGGGTTCATTTCACAGAGCCTCATGCAATTATCGAGCCCAATTCGGAGGTACTGTTAGAGCCCTTCGTAAGCAACCGGCCCGTCAGTGTGAGTTGATGGAGCGGTGCTCGGTGTCGCGGCCAGCAGTCTGGCGAAGTCTTGCTGGATTCTCCGACCGCAATTGGGTAAAGGAGGATAGTGGACTGTACCGAATCACAATTATCGGGGAGTTTGTTTTGTCTCACTATGAGACACTCGCCGAGGTGATCGACTGTGCAGGCGAGCGAGCAAGGTTCTTCGATCATCTCGGCGACATCGGCTCGACATTCCCGGCTGAAGCTCTTGCAGAGACGACGGTCGTGACGGCAACGCCAGAGAAGCCCTCCGTGGCGCTCAACCGCTTCAGAGATGCGCTCACTACCTCAACCACCGAGCAGTTTCGCGCGCTCGTGCCCGGAGTACGCCGGGTCGTCGAAGAGGTAAGCTGGCATTTATCCACAATGGACGCCGCTTTCGAGTTGATCGTCGGAGAGACTGCACTCGAACTACAAACAGTACCTGACGCGCTTGTCGAGGCACGCTCGCACGAATGGTTTCGTTTCTATATGTGTCCAAAACCGCTTGAATTTGGAATGCTTCTCTCCGACGACTATGTACTTGTAAGTGCATACGACGAGTGGGGTAATCTTCGGTCATGCCTCGAAGGTATGAACGAACCACTACTCGAATGGGCGGTAGATATCTACAAGGAGCACCGTCAGGATGCAACACCCGCTGACGCTATCTCCGGACTTCCGCAGATATAACTGACTCTCTCCAGGAATACGACCGAATGGCCGTCTATTACAGATAAATGAGTTAACGCCCCCATAACATCGTTACGCACTACAAAATACGTTAACACAAATGAAGATATACGCCCTGCCATTCGTTCGGAAAGTGTATGGAAGACAAACACACCAAAACTGGTGTCGGTCGGCGGACATTCTTGGCCGGTACCAGCTCGCTTGCGGCGTTACCGTTCATCCCAGTTGGTGTATCGAGCGCCAAGCCAACTGGAAATCTGACCGTGCTCGGTGACTTCGAGTCAGGGCTCGATGGCTGGAAGACAAACGGCGGTAACGAGCTTGCTCGGTTCAGTACGGAAGAGTTCCCCGCAGCGGTGATTCATGAAACGCACGCGCTGAGAGTCGGCATCGACGGCGATCCGTTCCCGATGATCGAGAACAAAAAACGGGTCAAGCAAGCGGATTTCGCGGATTCGCCGTATCTCTCCGCAGCGGTTTCACCGACCATCACCGACAGTGATTCCGACGTGGTGTGCAAGTTCAGATATCATCACAATGATGCACCACCGGATAGCGACAAAACCGCTAATGCTGGAAAGGGCCGACAAAAGAAGCCCGTTCTCGTCGAAGAATCGCCAGAAATTACTGTTCCACAGATGGTTCCGACGCGATTATACTGGGACATGAGCGGACTACCGGAAGACGAGCTTTCGAGCCCGAAACGGCTCGAGCTCGTCTGGTATCCAGCCGATCATCCACCGGCAGGAGGTCCACGCGGACGTGGACCGAGTGGCCCGTTCAAATACGAGGGAAGCATGCTGATCGATGATATCCGACTTAGTGACAGTGCAGCAGACCTTGCGGCGGACGCAATACCGACGAAAATGCAGACATACCAACTCGAACACGGTGTACTGACCGAAACGGTTGCGAACGAGTACGAAGATGGACTAGAAGAGGGCGATCTCACGTTCCTTGATGGAACGAATATTCCGTACACGTTCGAGATAACGGACGACGAAAAACGGTTCACGATTGATGACGAAACCTTCGTAGTGGGAGGTGGTGTCTAATGGTGGTCGCAGAACCCGTCGAAGGTGGTGGTGGCGACGAACCGATCACGAACCCGAACCGCGATGTGGCTGCTTCGAGTTCGGTACTGAGCTTCCTCCCTGGTGGAAACGAGAACTCCAACCAAGGTGGTAACGCTCTCAACGGATCGCTATTCCACCTGATAGAGCCTGGCACGGAGATCGACATCGACCTACCAACGGTGTTCGGCTACGGCGGCGACGATATCGTTACCGTACCACTTGGCCCAGTCATAGACAACTGGCTCACCACCGATATGGTAGATAGTTTACCCGAGACCCTGTCTGAGGCGAGGATAAGGGAAGATAATAAGTACGACGAGGTAAGCGGCGCGTACCCGAATTATCGAACCGAGAATCAAGTCGGCGTGTCGTTCGATACGAGGGCTGATAATACCATCATCGAGGACTCGATTGATGTCCGATTCACTGGAACGAGCACGGACAGCGTGCTTGAAGGCGAAGACGTCAACAGTCTGTCAGAGTTTGTTGAAGGACCGAGCAAACCGGGCGGGTATCGCCCACGGTACTGGAACCGTGAGATGATACAGGTCGACGGTGTCGACGCGGTTCGAGTCTCGACCGTTTTCGGTGGCTTCCTTCAATACGGTCGTGATGTCGCCGAATTGATCGCCGAGAGAGGGAGCTTCAATTTCGCTGGTGACATCTACGACTGGGATCTGTCAATACCGAAGGAAGCATATCAGGTTAGCAACGTCACAGCACTAATCAGGGCGATCGAATTGTTCGCTGTCTCACCGAACATCTTCAATTTCCTTGAGTTGACTGTGCTCGCCGATGGACGCCGTTTCGTTCGCTTGCTTGATGCAAGCCCAACGCCTCAACACGTCCTGTACGTTGATGGAGTACAGGAAGGCACATCGGCCTTCTCATACAGCGAACAGGAACTATTCAATTTCCGTGTTGCTGCGTTCTTCGTAGAAGCTAATTCCCGGCTAGTAACGCCATACTACGCACCGAAAAGTCAGTATCTGGAATCAGTCCGGGATGGCGGTATACTAGGTCAGGTGAAGGAACAATTCGCTAAAACTGTCGGTAACCTCCTCATTACCGGGGACAATTTCATTCCTTACGAGGATATAGCGCTTCCGTCACCGCTCATTGGTAAAGGCTTCGAAGGGCCGAATGGCGCGGAGATCCCGACCGATAGCCTCCCGGCGGAGGTACCCGATCCGTTCGTCTACAAACAATCCGAGGAATAATACGCACAAAGGTCCACATCTATAGAAGTGGCGCGGGCCGTTGGCCCTCATCTACCACGTGTACCCGAAATCCCCACGGTTGGGATCATTACCAGAGTCCGAAAACAGCCCCTTCATTATCGGTGACATAGACGGCTCCATCGATGATTGCCGCAGACGAGTATATGCCGTTTCCCGTCTCGACGTACCACTGGTCCTCGCCGGTCGCTGTGTCGAGTGCGAGGAGACCACTCTGATCGCCGATGTAGATGGTCCCACCGGCGATACACGGTCCGGATTCCGGAATTCCGATAGGGGCTTTCCACTCGACGCGACCGGTCGCCGCATTGAGTGCATATAGCGAAAGCGATTCCAATGAGTCGCCTGTCGGTACGTATACACTACCGTTGGCAAGTGCGGGCGATGCCTCTATACCCGTTCCACGATCAAATGTCCACCGAACAGTTCCATCCACGGACGAAAGCGCATACAATTTCGCGTTGCTTCCACTCGCATATACGATTTCAGTCCCGACGGTTGGTGCTCTATCCAGACGGTCGTCTCCACTAAACTGCCAGCGTTTCTCACCGGTCGCCCCATCCAGCGCATACAAGTGACGGTCATCGCTTCCGGCGAACACAGTATTATCGGCGACAGCGACCGCTCCACGAAATCGACTTGCGTATGGATCATCAGCGGATCGGTGCGGGTTTCGAGCAACGCCAGCGAACTGCCAGCGTTTCTCACCGGTCGCTGCGTCCAATGCGTATACTATTCCATCAGTGCTGCCAAAATAGAGCGTTCCGCTATCGAATCGTGGAGCAGCAGCGATTCGTGCAGCTGGCGGTGAAGGAGTGTCTGGTTCAAAATGCCAGCGTTCTTGACGCGAACGTAAGTCCACAGCTTGCATGACATTTCCACTGGCGATATATATCGTGTTGTCAATGATTGTCGGCGGGGAGACGTTCCCTCTTCGAACGGTGTGCCACCACTGCTCTTCTCCTGCACGTGCATCTATCGCACGCAATACCGATAATTCGCCGGAGTCCTGGCTCCCACACACATAGACAGTTCCGTCGATGACACTTACAGATGCTGGCATATTATAACTGTATTCGTCTCGCTGAATCCTTTGTGGGGTTTGGCGAACGTTCTCGGCAAAGTCGTACGTCCACTGCACTTCGATACATCCTTCGGGCGGACTCGCATTCGGCGAGTACCCCGTGTTGTGGATGTCATACTGGAAGGTCGGCCACGCACTACCAGATGGCCCATCCGAATTGTCCTCAGAGGGAGATGTTGACATTTCACACGAAACCGTTGGCTCCTCGTCGCCGGATCCACTCGATAGACAACCACTGACTGTTGCTGCCATTCCACAGAGAGTGAGATACGCTCGCCGGTTCATGATATTGACTCGACCTCTGATAGAATAACAGTTTGGTGTTTGCAAACGAATATAGACAATCGATATTGGAAACTTGGATGCTTTGACGGGTCTCAAGTTGCTCCAAGATCAATCATATGCCATTCCCTCGGTACCCACGTCCAGCGGTGCAATAACAGGTTAGGAGATCTATCGGCTCCAAACTGCGAACGAGAATGCTACAGGCCCTCGTTTCTAGCGATGAAATAGCTACTATCCATTCGCGTTGGGTACCGCCAGCCGCCACCCGACCGTCCCGAGGAGCGCGAACCCGTAGGCGTTCAGCACACCGTGGAGCGTTATCATTCTCGAAATACTCAACCCTAGTAGATTAGCTTCGGTGAACGTCCCAATGCCGTAACCGAGCGCCAGCAGCATCGAAACCGGGAGTACCAGCGATGACACCGCGACGAGCACCCCTTGCAATCGCGGGCGTCCGGGCACGATCCGGATCGTAATGTAGCCACCGAGAACCGCGATCGCAACGGTAAACCCGCCGACTGCGAGCACTTCTACAACCGGGGAGAAGGAAATACCGATGGCGATGAATGCCGGCCCGAACAGGATCACACCGACCAGCACGCGAAACTCCGTCCCTGCTCGGTCGCCCAGCACACGGCCAGCGAGACCCGTTAGCACCGGAAGGACAAACCCCGCGAAGTGGAAATGCACCGCCGTCAACAGGATGATTATCGGCTCGAACCAGAAGGTAATATCGAGCTGATAGAGTACGAGTGCCACGGCCCCAACGATGGAATACGCGAAGCCTGCATCAATAACAGTCTCCGACAGCGGCCACGGTCCACGATCATGCGTCCGTGCGAGTGCCGCGAGACCCAAGAGTCCGGTTACTACCACCCAGGGCACGGCCGCCACTGCTGCTCCCGGCCCGTCCGACGGAAGCACGAGCGAAACGAGGAAGAAGAACGCTCCCACGGGCTGGCCGAGGACCGCTGCCCTGTAGGGACGGCGCGATACTTCCCCGAAGGGGGGCGTCGCTGCCATCCCCATCCCCAATGGGACCAACACGAGCGCCGCGAGCGCGAGTGCCTGCTCCACGGTGGTTGCGAGTTCGCCGACGAAGACGGCTCCCATCCAGAGGATCGCGCCGGCAAGCGAACTCACGTCCGTGACGGCAATCCCGCCGGCCGAGAGGTACCCTGATATAGATGCCGACTCGTCGATACTCATGTCCCTCATCCGGGTGGGAGCGTCTCAACCCCACGCGTCGGTCGCATGTTATCCGGGACGGTCTCGTCCCTTTCCATTTCCTGTGTGAACGCCCCGCGGTAGCTGAGAACGTGGCCTGCGAGCGTGTTTTCGATGGTTGCGGTCACGTGATACTGCTCGTCGGCATCGTCGTAGCGGTCACGCACTCCGACATCCACCGCAAGCGGTCCACTCATCGGGACGTATCGATCCCCGAGTCGGAGCCACTGTTTGCCTGCCTTGACGACGAGTGCGCCCGCTTCGACGTGGGGGTGGAGTTCCGACACGAGAAGTCCGTCTGTCCCAAGGAAATCCAACAGGCGCTCGTTGGCCGCGTCCCAGACAGTGAGCGAATCGAACCGTCGGCGCTTGCGCCCGAACCTGAACTCGCGGATGGTCGCAAGCACTTCGCGCCCGGTCTCGTCCCGGAATCCAGCGGTCCGCACGCTGAAGGGAACGTCGTGGCCCGCTTCAGGGAACAGTAGGTTCTGGCCGGCCATCGCATACAGGGCCGGCAGAACGTGTGTTCCGCGGCTGATGTCCATCTTCCCGCGTCCAACACAGATGGCGTCGTCATCCGGGTCGGTGCTATACCGTTCGCGGACTTTCTGGTGGAGTTCGTCCGCCTCTGCTCCGAGAGCGTGTTCGTAGACTCCAGTCATCGACACTCGGATGCTCGGTGCGTTTGATTGGATGAGAATTTAGCGAGTTCGTAGAGATTGAACCATCCCAGCGGCTTGTGACACATGTGATCGAACGTTTCGACGGAGGATTAAAAAAGATAGGTGCATCTTGTGAACTCCGAAATCAGCTAAAGAGATCTGTCCACTCCAGTCGCCTGCGAAAGTCAAACTGGCGTGGAAAATTTCCATCCTCACTGTGCATGAAAAATCTACCTGCCTGACTCGATGGGGAAAATCTGCTACCTTAGCCGGGTCAAGGCAAAGCATGGGGCACAAGAGACCGAGTGAAGTCCGGCGGCTTCGACCGCGCGTGCCTGACTGGTCCGTGTGCGAAGGAAGCCGAGAATGGGGCGTCCCAGCCCGGCTGCCGCCGCAGGCGACAGCCGGGAAAGCCCGAATACGTGAGTCTCATCCAACGCACTGGTGCCCCGGAGTGAGAACACATGTTCTTAGGAATCGATATCCACAAGCGGGAGGCCCAAGTGGCCGTCCGTAACGACGACGGAGACGTGATCGAGCAGGTCCGTGTCAAGAACACGGACCTCGAAGAGGTTGCCCACCAATACGCTGGTGGCGAAGCCTTGCTGGAAGCCACGACGAATTACTTCTACATCTATGATATGCTGTCTGAGCATCTGGACGTGGTTGTCGGGCATCCGCCGAAGTTGAAAGCAATCGCTCAGACCGACAAGAAAACCGACCGAGTCGACGCCAAGGAACTGTCTCGGCTGCTCTGGTTGGGTTCCGTTCCGGAAAGCTACGTCCCAACCGACGAGATCAGGGAGTGCCGCGCACTCGTGCGCGGCCGGATCAGCTTGTTGGAGAAACGGACGAGTTTCGCGAACAAAATCCACGCGTTGCTGCTGGACAACGGCATCACCCGGAGGGTGAAGCCGTTGGGTGTGAAAGGACGTGCGTTTCTTGAGGAGTTGTCGTTGCCTGCACCATGGAACGGGCTGTTGTCGTCGTATCTCTCAGTGATCGATACGCTGACCGAGGAGATCGAACACCTAGACGAGCGGATCGAGGAGCGAGCAGAAGGGTGCAGAGAGACGCAACTCCTCATGACGATTCCGGGTATCAGCCACTACTCAGCGTTGGTGATTTACGCGGAGATCGGCGAAATTGACCGATTTGATCGAGCCAAGGAAGTGGTGCGGTACGTGGGATTGAACCCGGTGATCCGCGAGTCTGGCGACTCGCGGTTCGTAGGGGGTATCTCAAAGAACGGTTCGGGAAAGGTGCGGTGGGTGCTGGTCCAGGCGGTTCATTCAGCCGTTCATACGGTCGGTGACGAGTATCTGAGTCGGTTCTATAACCGCATCAAGCGGCGGAAGAACAAGCAGAAGGCGGCGGTGGCGACCGCCCGGAAACTAGTGGTATCGATCTACCATATGCTAGATCGCGGTGAAGTGTACGATCCACCCGGCGTGACAGCCTAAGCAGCTGATTGCGCGGTTGGTGGCGGTATGAGCGACAGCTACCGCAATAGGATGTCTTCCGCTTGTCGGTGGTGAGGGAGAAATTGGTTCGCCGTCAGTTGGTTTTGTGGCGGGAGAAGCTACTCGGTTAACTGGGCGAAAGGATCAAGCTTCCTGGTTGGCTTGGTTCAGGTAGCAGATTTTCCCATACGTGACTTCAGAACCATAGTAACGTGAAACTCGGCTACCACGATTCGAGCGTGTCCGGATCGAGCGGAACTGCCTCGCGCTTGTATCGCTCATGGGTTGCTTTCGCCCAATTTAGCACCGTCTCTTCATCGCTTTCGATCATCGGCCCAGGACCGCCCTGGTCGTCAGTCGCACCCATTACGATCGTTCCATCGATGATACTGAGAATGAACGGGATCTCGTCCTCATAGACGTATATTTCGTTGCCTGTCCCGAGGATTTCCGCTATGTGTGATCGTGCGTCCGAGCGCGAGAGGGCTGACTCGATCGCTTCTTGGGTATAAACGCTTGTATACGGAATACCTTCATCGACTACTTTTCGCCGGACGATATCGAGCGTTCGGTACTCGAAAAACCCGCCGACGGTCTGGAGCTGGTTGGTCGCCCCTTCGTAGAGAGTCCCAACACGATTGATCATTGCGATGATGTCACCCCTGTCGCCGGGCCGAACGATCTGTGCGGATTCGAGCCATCTGAGGTCGATATCAGTGGCATCGTACAGAGCGTGAGAGACTACATCTCGGAGGTTCTGTGCGGTCGCGGCCGTGTCGATCAATTGACGCACATCAGTAGCCAACAATTTTCCGAGCGGTGTCGCCTCGTACTCCCATCCTTCGTGAGTCACCCACTCGCGCTGTTCCATCTCTTCGAGAATCCGCCCGACCGTCACTCGTGAGGCATCAGTCAGTGACTGAAGCTTCGAACGGCTATGGTGGTCATCGGCAAGCGCTTCGAGCACCGCGATTCGGTTCTCCGAGCGAACGAGATACTCGACGTCGTCGTACGGCGTAGTCATAGCTCCATGTCCCATCTATCTTTAGCCTACTTTTGTACTTAAAGCACGCCATGAACATCGTTCAGAGTTATGTAGATGTCATCGTGGCACCTCTGCTCATTCGTGCCGACACAACGTGATTGGCGGCAGGGATTCGGCTCGACAGTCACTCACTCGGCACAACACGGACAACCACCAATGAGTAGCGAACCATACGACGTCGAAATTTCGGACGAAACGCTCGATGACCTCCGCGACCGCCTCTCACGGACGCGCTGGCCGGACCAAGTCACCGATGCAGGCTGGGAATACGGTGCGAACCTCGAATACATGAGAGAACTAGTCGAGTACTGGCGCGACGACTTCGATTGGCGCGAACAGGAGGCGACGATCAACGAATTCGATCACTACCGCGCTGAGGTCGGAGACACCGGCATTCACTACATCCACGAACGCGGTGCGGGCGACAACTCGACGCCACTCGTGCTCCTTCACGGATGGCCAGGAAGCTTCGTGCAGATGCTCGATATTATTCCGTTGCTGACCGA is drawn from Halococcus salifodinae DSM 8989 and contains these coding sequences:
- a CDS encoding helix-turn-helix transcriptional regulator: MTTPYDDVEYLVRSENRIAVLEALADDHHSRSKLQSLTDASRVTVGRILEEMEQREWVTHEGWEYEATPLGKLLATDVRQLIDTAATAQNLRDVVSHALYDATDIDLRWLESAQIVRPGDRGDIIAMINRVGTLYEGATNQLQTVGGFFEYRTLDIVRRKVVDEGIPYTSVYTQEAIESALSRSDARSHIAEILGTGNEIYVYEDEIPFILSIIDGTIVMGATDDQGGPGPMIESDEETVLNWAKATHERYKREAVPLDPDTLESW
- a CDS encoding IS110 family transposase, producing the protein MFLGIDIHKREAQVAVRNDDGDVIEQVRVKNTDLEEVAHQYAGGEALLEATTNYFYIYDMLSEHLDVVVGHPPKLKAIAQTDKKTDRVDAKELSRLLWLGSVPESYVPTDEIRECRALVRGRISLLEKRTSFANKIHALLLDNGITRRVKPLGVKGRAFLEELSLPAPWNGLLSSYLSVIDTLTEEIEHLDERIEERAEGCRETQLLMTIPGISHYSALVIYAEIGEIDRFDRAKEVVRYVGLNPVIRESGDSRFVGGISKNGSGKVRWVLVQAVHSAVHTVGDEYLSRFYNRIKRRKNKQKAAVATARKLVVSIYHMLDRGEVYDPPGVTA